The Dioscorea cayenensis subsp. rotundata cultivar TDr96_F1 chromosome 19, TDr96_F1_v2_PseudoChromosome.rev07_lg8_w22 25.fasta, whole genome shotgun sequence genome includes a window with the following:
- the LOC120283814 gene encoding nascent polypeptide-associated complex subunit alpha-like protein 1 — MATQSEEELLAQHLEQQKIDHDEPVVEEDEDDDDDDEDDDKDEDEAEGQVGDESGRSKQSRSEKKSRKAMLKLGMKPITGVSRVTVKKSKSILFVISKPDIYKSPNSDTYVIFGEAKIEDLSSQLQTQAAEQFKAPDLSHVISKPESSTMVQDDEDVDETGVEQKDIELVMTQAGVSRPKAVKALKAADGDIVSAIMELTN, encoded by the exons ATGGCCACGCAAAGCGAGGAGGAGCTGCTCGCTCAGCATCTCGAGCAGCAAAAGATCGAT CATGATGAGCCTGTAGTTGAAGAGgacgaagatgatgatgatgatgatgaagatgatgacaagGATGAGGATGAAGCTGAAG GACAAGTAGGTGATGAGAGCGGGAGATCAAAGCAGAGCAGAAGTGAGAAGAAGAGCCGCAAGGCTATGCTGAAGCTTGGAATGAAACCCATCACTGGCGTTAGTAGAGTGACTGTGAAGAAGAGCAAAAGC ATATTATTTGTCATCTCAAAGCCGGATATTTACAAGAGTCCGAACTCAGACACTTATGTTATTTTTGGAGAAGCAAAGATTGAGGATCTAAGCTCTCAGCTGCAGACCCAGGCTGCTGAACAATTCAAGGCTCCTGATTTGAGCCACGTGATTTCCAAGCCCGAGTCTTCGACCATGGTGCAGGATGATGAAGATGTCGATGAGACCGGGGTTGAGCAGAAGGATATTGAGTTGGTAATGACGCAGGCCGGGGTTTCCAGGCCCAAGGCTGTCAAGGCACTTAAGGCTGCAGATGGGGATATTGTCTCTGCTATCATGGAGCTGACAAACTAA
- the LOC120249989 gene encoding uncharacterized protein LOC120249989: MASSFFKRLVSISDHLHYPNLSFFYYSSATPSSPPEPLLALLKSHNFSDSHISILLSKRPSLLRFNVPLVLAPKLRFLLSDAAAVPPDFLPNLIISNPSILTRSLDNHLKPIFHLIRSFIDSADDLLLILRRNWFLSCSLNRSVAPNIASLLSIGVPRDRIAKLITTSNRSLMLNPDVFRANIAAVRRAGIEPENPMFVYALRALNGMKKSTWDSRLKLFKEMGWSEELVYAAFRRAPLCVLVSDEKIRKSTEFFMKEVGFGPEELSVKPKLLMHAFEKRVLPRFKVFQVLEEKGLFRKVGKEKGKKVVANFFTCSEKVFLARYVSKYCKRAPELKDVGLRMVGSDGQIAGNC; this comes from the coding sequence TCGTCTCTATCTCCGATCATCTCCATTACCCAAACCTTTCCTTCTTCTACTACTCCTCCGCCACACCATCTTCTCCACCTGAACCCCTTCTCGCTCTCCTGAAATCCCACAACTTCTCCGACTCCCACATCTCCATTCTCCTCTCCAAGCGCCCCTCCCTCCTTCGCTTTAATGTCCCCCTTGTTCTCGCCCCCAAGCTCCGCTTCCTTCTCTCCGATGCCGCCGCCGTCCCTCCCGACTTCCTCCCCAACCTCATCATCTCTAACCCTTCCATCCTCACCCGCTCCCTTGACAACCATCTCAAGCCCATCTTCCATCTCATCCGCTCCTTCATCGACTCCGCCGATGACCTTCTCCTCATCCTCCGCCGCAACTGGTTCCTCTCCTGCAGCCTCAACCGCTCCGTCGCTCCCAACATTGCTTCCTTGCTTTCCATTGGGGTCCCCCGCGACCGCATCGCCAAGCTCATCACTACCAGCAATCGATCTCTCATGCTCAATCCCGACGTTTTCCGAGCCAACATCGCTGCTGTTCGCCGCGCGGGGATCGAGCCGGAGAACCCTATGTTCGTCTACGCACTCCGGGCCTTGAATGGGATGAAAAAATCGACGTGGGATTCGAGACTGAAGCTGTTCAAGGAGATGGGTTGGTCGGAAGAGCTTGTTTATGCCGCTTTTCGGAGGGCTCCGTTGTGCGTGCTGGTGTCGGATGAGAAGATCAGGAAGTCGACGGAGTTCTTCATGAAGGAGGTGGGGTTTGGTCCGGAGGAGCTGAGCGTGAAACCGAAGCTCTTGATGCATGCATTCGAAAAGAGGGTTTTGCCTAGGTTTAAGGTGTTTCAGGTGTTGGAGGAGAAGGGACTGTTTAGAAAGGTAGGGAAAGAGAAAGGTAAGAAGGTGGTGGCGAACTTCTTTACTTGCTCAGAGAAGGTGTTCTTGGCTAGGTATGTGTCCAAGTATTGCAAGAGAGCGCCAGAGTTGAAGGATGTGGGGCTTCGGATGGTTGGAAGTGATGGTCAAATTGCTGGAAATTGTTGA